The Flavobacterium commune genome contains a region encoding:
- a CDS encoding LytR/AlgR family response regulator transcription factor has protein sequence MKLNCVVVDDSSIQRMIIAKLVNNHPNLHLVGDFSNAIEAKSCMSVHSVDLIFLDIEMPVISGFDFLDGLKNKPQIIFITSKAEYALKAFDYDATDYLQKPIAVDRFSASVKRAMDLHLLKQDTKEEEGEHIFIKSNLKKLKIYTSRIKWIEAFGDYVRVVTEDDSNLVLSTMKSFENDLSKKKFVRVHKSYIINIDKVERFNSKFAEIGTTKIPLSRNKKEDLIKALSVV, from the coding sequence AATTGTGTCGTAGTCGATGACAGTTCGATTCAAAGAATGATCATCGCAAAGTTAGTAAATAATCACCCTAATCTACATTTAGTAGGTGATTTTTCGAATGCAATTGAAGCCAAAAGTTGCATGTCTGTACATTCGGTTGATTTAATTTTTCTAGACATTGAAATGCCCGTAATTAGCGGTTTTGATTTTCTAGACGGATTAAAAAACAAACCCCAGATTATATTTATCACCTCAAAAGCAGAATATGCCCTGAAAGCTTTTGATTATGATGCTACTGATTATCTGCAAAAACCTATAGCTGTAGATCGTTTTAGTGCATCTGTCAAAAGAGCAATGGACTTACACTTGCTTAAACAAGATACTAAGGAAGAAGAAGGTGAACATATTTTCATTAAAAGTAATTTGAAAAAATTAAAAATATACACTTCCAGAATCAAATGGATTGAAGCCTTTGGAGATTACGTAAGAGTGGTTACTGAAGACGACAGCAATCTGGTACTTTCTACAATGAAATCTTTTGAAAATGATTTGTCGAAAAAGAAATTTGTGCGTGTTCATAAATCCTACATCATTAATATAGATAAGGTAGAACGTTTCAACAGCAAATTTGCCGAAATTGGAACTACTAAAATTCCTTTGAGTAGAAACAAAAAAGAAGACTTAATAAAAGCACTTTCTGTTGTTTAA
- the priA gene encoding replication restart helicase PriA, translating into MYFVEVILPLALAKTFTYSVSEAEYHYIQKGMRLAVPFGKSKIYTALAIDLHQNQPTLYEAKEIHQILDEKPIVTENQIKHWQWIASYYMCAIGDVYRTALPSALLLENETLISQKADVFVDESQLTDDEFLIYQALQQQSSLKVQDIIGILNKKNIFPVIQKLIDKNILVLQEEMQESYKPKLVRYIRLHSKYESSEGLNELLEVLKNANKQKEIVLTYFQLSASEKKKPISVKKLVEASNVTSAVVKALIDKEIFEEYYIQVDRVNFSGESNSNLLQLSEAQQKAFEEINISFQKKEVCLLHGVTSSGKTEIYIKLIEEYLVTGNQILYLLPEIALTTQLVTRLQAHFGNKVAVFHSKYNNNERVEVWNQVLQNSEKAQIVIGARSALFLPFSNLGFIIVDEEHEQTFKQVDPAPRYHARDAAIVLASFFKAKVLLGSATPSIESYYNTTVDKYALVELKARYGNVMMPEIELVDLKDKYFRKRMTGHFSDVLIEGITTALSLGEQVILFQNRRGYSPLLECMTCGHVPQCQQCDVSLTYHKHKNQLRCHYCGYSIAKPTNCHSCSSIDLLTKGFGTEQIQQELVQLFPERKIGRMDQDTTRGKFGFEKIIDSFKNREIDIMVGTQMLAKGLDFDNVSLVGIMNADNMLFHPDFRAFERSYQTMTQVAGRSGRSEKQGKVIIQTYNPLHNTIQQVTNNDYLGMYKEQLYDRKIYKYPPYFRIIKLTLKHREFEKLKEGSLWLYQVLSQHLGIPVLGPEEPAINRIRNEYIRTIMIKIPQDSSVLGTKKTIQRVLNSFDAVPQYRAIKVALNVDFY; encoded by the coding sequence ATGTATTTTGTTGAAGTAATTTTACCGCTAGCTCTTGCCAAAACCTTCACTTATAGTGTTTCTGAAGCCGAATATCATTATATTCAAAAAGGAATGAGACTGGCAGTTCCTTTTGGGAAAAGTAAAATCTACACCGCTTTAGCGATTGATTTGCATCAAAACCAGCCTACTTTATACGAAGCCAAAGAAATTCATCAAATTCTGGATGAAAAACCTATTGTTACCGAAAACCAAATTAAACATTGGCAGTGGATTGCAAGCTATTATATGTGTGCCATTGGCGATGTATATCGTACTGCTTTACCAAGTGCTTTGTTGCTGGAAAATGAAACTTTAATTTCGCAAAAAGCGGATGTTTTTGTGGATGAAAGTCAACTTACGGATGATGAGTTTTTGATTTATCAGGCGTTACAGCAACAATCTTCTTTAAAAGTTCAGGATATTATTGGGATTTTGAACAAAAAAAATATCTTTCCTGTTATTCAAAAACTGATTGATAAGAACATCCTGGTTTTGCAGGAAGAAATGCAGGAAAGTTATAAGCCTAAATTGGTGCGATACATTCGTTTGCATTCTAAATACGAATCAAGCGAGGGATTGAATGAATTATTGGAAGTTTTAAAAAATGCCAATAAACAAAAAGAAATTGTACTTACTTATTTTCAATTAAGTGCCAGTGAGAAGAAAAAGCCTATTTCTGTTAAAAAATTAGTGGAAGCATCGAATGTGACTTCAGCGGTGGTAAAAGCCCTAATTGATAAAGAAATTTTTGAAGAATATTACATTCAGGTAGATAGAGTAAATTTTTCAGGAGAATCTAATTCGAATCTATTACAACTAAGTGAGGCACAGCAAAAAGCTTTTGAAGAAATCAATATTAGTTTTCAGAAAAAAGAAGTTTGTTTGTTGCACGGAGTGACTTCGAGTGGAAAAACCGAAATTTATATCAAACTGATTGAAGAATATCTGGTAACCGGAAATCAGATTTTGTATTTGTTGCCCGAAATTGCCTTGACTACTCAATTGGTAACCAGATTACAGGCACACTTTGGTAACAAAGTAGCTGTTTTTCATTCGAAATACAATAATAATGAACGTGTTGAAGTCTGGAATCAAGTATTGCAAAATTCGGAGAAAGCACAAATAGTAATAGGAGCGAGGTCGGCTTTGTTTTTGCCATTTTCAAATTTAGGTTTTATAATTGTTGATGAGGAACATGAGCAAACTTTTAAACAAGTAGATCCTGCACCCCGATATCACGCCCGTGATGCTGCGATAGTTTTGGCTAGTTTTTTCAAAGCTAAAGTTTTGTTAGGTTCGGCTACGCCAAGTATTGAATCCTATTATAATACAACTGTGGATAAATATGCTTTAGTCGAACTTAAAGCGCGTTACGGAAATGTAATGATGCCTGAAATCGAATTGGTCGATTTAAAAGACAAGTATTTCCGAAAAAGAATGACAGGGCATTTTAGTGATGTTTTGATTGAAGGAATTACTACTGCTTTGTCTTTAGGAGAGCAGGTAATTTTATTTCAAAACAGAAGAGGTTATTCACCTTTGTTAGAGTGTATGACTTGTGGACATGTACCACAATGCCAGCAATGCGACGTGAGTTTGACTTATCACAAGCATAAAAATCAGCTGCGATGTCATTATTGTGGTTATTCGATTGCTAAGCCTACTAATTGTCATAGTTGTTCCAGCATCGATTTGCTGACTAAGGGTTTTGGAACAGAGCAAATTCAACAGGAATTGGTTCAGTTGTTTCCGGAGCGAAAAATTGGTCGTATGGATCAGGATACGACTCGTGGTAAATTTGGTTTCGAAAAAATCATCGATAGCTTCAAAAATCGTGAAATTGATATTATGGTAGGAACGCAAATGCTTGCCAAAGGATTGGATTTTGACAATGTGAGTCTGGTAGGAATTATGAATGCCGACAATATGTTGTTTCATCCCGATTTTAGGGCTTTCGAAAGAAGTTATCAAACCATGACTCAGGTGGCAGGACGTTCAGGACGTTCCGAAAAACAAGGGAAAGTAATTATTCAGACTTATAATCCTCTTCATAATACCATACAACAAGTAACTAATAATGATTATTTGGGTATGTATAAAGAGCAGTTGTATGACAGGAAGATTTATAAATATCCGCCCTATTTCCGGATTATAAAACTAACCTTGAAGCATCGGGAATTTGAAAAATTAAAAGAAGGATCTTTGTGGTTGTATCAGGTTTTGAGTCAACATTTAGGAATTCCGGTTCTTGGTCCCGAGGAACCAGCTATTAACCGAATCAGAAATGAGTATATTAGAACAATTATGATAAAAATTCCTCAGGATTCCTCGGTTTTGGGTACAAAAAAAACTATTCAAAGGGTATTGAATAGTTTTGATGCTGTTCCGCAATACAGAGCTATCAAAGTAGCGCTAAATGTGGATTTTTATTAA
- a CDS encoding YihY/virulence factor BrkB family protein: protein MSVEIEIKLEKIPVLRNFMRWARKVKLNWLSGLSLYDLLELYIIGITEAALSNRAGSIAFSFFMALFPFALFILNLIPFIPIEGFQEDFLQFVADGVPPNTFYAIKNIVNDILHNSHSGLVSSGFILSVFLMANGLNAILGGFENSKHVLVKRGFFHQYFVAIGLSLFLALLLIVTVATIVVFEVFIQKLNATDFLSDKIPLMVMGRYAFLILMILITTSVLFKFGTKNQETRSFISIGSVFTTVLTIISSYFFGVWVIRFSKYNELYGSIGTLLIVMFYIWINCMILLLGFELNEVINKLKKRKETIT, encoded by the coding sequence ATGTCAGTAGAAATAGAAATAAAGCTTGAAAAAATTCCTGTGTTACGCAATTTTATGCGTTGGGCAAGAAAAGTAAAACTCAATTGGCTCAGTGGATTATCGCTGTATGATTTGTTAGAATTGTACATTATTGGGATTACCGAAGCTGCCCTGTCAAACCGTGCAGGATCTATTGCATTTAGTTTTTTTATGGCATTATTTCCTTTTGCACTTTTTATTTTGAACCTTATTCCATTTATTCCCATAGAAGGTTTTCAGGAAGATTTTTTACAGTTTGTAGCTGATGGAGTTCCGCCTAATACTTTTTATGCAATCAAAAATATCGTTAATGATATTCTTCATAATAGTCATTCGGGATTAGTGTCTTCGGGATTTATATTGTCTGTTTTTTTAATGGCTAATGGTTTGAATGCTATTTTAGGAGGTTTTGAAAATTCGAAACATGTTTTGGTAAAAAGAGGTTTTTTTCATCAGTATTTTGTCGCTATCGGTTTGTCACTGTTTTTAGCTTTGTTGTTGATAGTTACTGTGGCAACTATCGTTGTTTTTGAAGTTTTTATTCAAAAATTAAATGCAACTGATTTTTTGAGTGATAAAATCCCGTTGATGGTTATGGGACGTTATGCTTTTTTGATTTTAATGATTTTGATTACCACATCGGTGCTGTTTAAATTTGGAACTAAAAATCAGGAAACCCGGTCTTTTATATCCATAGGTTCGGTTTTTACTACTGTTTTAACTATTATTAGTTCCTATTTTTTTGGAGTTTGGGTGATTCGATTTTCAAAATACAACGAATTGTATGGTTCGATTGGTACTTTGTTGATTGTGATGTTTTACATTTGGATTAACTGTATGATTTTGTTACTTGGTTTTGAATTGAATGAGGTAATTAATAAATTAAAAAAGCGAAAAGAAACAATTACTTAG
- the nadC gene encoding carboxylating nicotinate-nucleotide diphosphorylase: MISEAQFQNELELLIANAIREDVGDGDHSSLACIPASAQGKAKLLVKDEGIIAGVAFAKMIFNYVDSNLKVETFIEDGTPVKFGDVVFHVSGSSQSILKAERMVLNSMQRMSAIATKTSSYVQLLEGTNTKILDTRKTTPGFRVAEKWAVKIGGGENHRFALYDMVMLKDNHIDFAGGITLAIAKTKEYLKAINRDLKIIVEARDLNEVKEIVAAGGVFRILLDNFDYEMTKEAVAFIGDASLTESSGNINEDTIRHYAECGVNYISSGALTHSIYNMDLSLKAID, encoded by the coding sequence ATGATTAGCGAAGCACAATTTCAAAACGAGTTAGAACTATTAATTGCAAATGCCATCAGGGAAGATGTAGGAGATGGAGATCACAGTTCGCTGGCTTGTATTCCAGCATCTGCTCAAGGAAAAGCAAAGCTTTTAGTAAAAGATGAGGGGATTATTGCAGGTGTTGCATTTGCGAAAATGATTTTCAACTATGTGGATTCTAATTTGAAAGTTGAAACTTTTATAGAAGATGGAACTCCGGTTAAATTTGGAGATGTAGTTTTTCATGTCTCGGGAAGTTCCCAGTCAATTTTAAAGGCCGAGCGCATGGTGTTGAATTCGATGCAAAGAATGTCTGCCATTGCGACTAAAACCAGTAGTTATGTGCAATTACTGGAAGGAACCAATACTAAAATATTAGACACTCGTAAAACGACTCCTGGTTTTCGTGTGGCCGAAAAATGGGCAGTGAAAATAGGAGGAGGGGAGAATCATCGTTTTGCATTGTATGATATGGTGATGTTGAAAGACAATCATATTGATTTTGCAGGCGGAATTACTTTGGCTATAGCCAAAACCAAAGAATATTTAAAAGCTATTAATCGCGATTTAAAAATTATTGTTGAAGCCAGAGATTTGAATGAAGTGAAAGAAATTGTGGCTGCAGGCGGTGTTTTTAGAATTTTGCTGGACAATTTTGATTATGAAATGACTAAGGAAGCAGTAGCTTTTATTGGTGATGCTAGTTTAACAGAATCGTCAGGAAATATTAACGAAGATACGATTCGTCATTATGCTGAATGCGGTGTGAATTATATTTCTTCGGGTGCTTTGACACATTCTATTTATAATATGGATTTGAGTTTAAAGGCAATCGACTAA
- a CDS encoding cupin domain-containing protein: MSETTSENAKIIELVSQYIDLSVTPFNKPERTVVKVDKRDPMYGGNGIVYLLQMFDEGELTNNRIGAYMVFFNKGDEAGFHTHGTRNEEELYIVMHGEGEYTEMTKKEGIIRKKTIKKGSITAMSGEGFHSLINTTDEVLIVFVITTNNPK, encoded by the coding sequence ATGTCTGAAACAACATCTGAAAACGCCAAAATAATCGAATTGGTATCTCAATACATCGATCTTAGTGTTACTCCTTTCAATAAACCGGAAAGAACCGTTGTAAAAGTGGATAAACGCGACCCTATGTATGGAGGAAACGGAATTGTTTATTTATTGCAAATGTTTGACGAAGGCGAATTAACCAACAACCGCATTGGAGCCTATATGGTTTTCTTCAACAAAGGAGACGAAGCAGGTTTTCATACTCATGGAACTCGAAATGAAGAAGAGCTTTATATCGTGATGCACGGAGAAGGAGAATATACTGAAATGACAAAAAAAGAAGGTATTATTCGAAAAAAAACAATCAAAAAAGGAAGCATTACTGCCATGAGCGGCGAAGGCTTTCATTCGCTAATCAACACTACTGACGAAGTTTTAATTGTTTTTGTAATTACGACGAATAATCCCAAATAA